Proteins found in one Oncorhynchus mykiss isolate Arlee chromosome 3, USDA_OmykA_1.1, whole genome shotgun sequence genomic segment:
- the LOC110520337 gene encoding 60S ribosomal protein L31 isoform X1, which produces MIPKRLESSFGMAPNKKGGEKKKGRSAINEVVTREYTVNIHKRIHGVSFKRRAPRALKEIRKFAMKEMGTPDVRIDTRLNKAVWTKGVRNVPYRMRVRLSRKRNEDEDSPNKLYTLVTYVPVTTYKGLQTVNVDEN; this is translated from the exons ATGATTCCCAAGAGGTTGGAGAGCTCCTTCGGG ATGGCGCCAAACAAGAAGGGCGGTGAGAAAAAGAAGGGGCGTTCTGCCATCAACGAGGTTGTGACCAGGGAGTACACCGTCAACATCCACAAGCGCATACATGGCGT GTCCTTCAAGAGGAGGGCACCTCGTGCTCTCAAGGAGATCCGCAAGTTCGCCATGAAGGAGATGGGAACCCCTGATGTACGCATCGACACTCGCCTGAACAAGGCTGTATGGACCAAGGGTGTGAG GAATGTCCCATACCGTATGCGCGTGCGCCTGTCAAGGAAACGCAATGAAGACGAGGACTCTCCCAACAAACTGTACACCCTCGTCACATACGTTCCTGTCACAACATACAAAG GTCTGCAGACGGTCAATGTGGATGAGAACTAA
- the LOC110520337 gene encoding 60S ribosomal protein L31 isoform X2: MAPNKKGGEKKKGRSAINEVVTREYTVNIHKRIHGVSFKRRAPRALKEIRKFAMKEMGTPDVRIDTRLNKAVWTKGVRNVPYRMRVRLSRKRNEDEDSPNKLYTLVTYVPVTTYKGLQTVNVDEN; encoded by the exons ATGGCGCCAAACAAGAAGGGCGGTGAGAAAAAGAAGGGGCGTTCTGCCATCAACGAGGTTGTGACCAGGGAGTACACCGTCAACATCCACAAGCGCATACATGGCGT GTCCTTCAAGAGGAGGGCACCTCGTGCTCTCAAGGAGATCCGCAAGTTCGCCATGAAGGAGATGGGAACCCCTGATGTACGCATCGACACTCGCCTGAACAAGGCTGTATGGACCAAGGGTGTGAG GAATGTCCCATACCGTATGCGCGTGCGCCTGTCAAGGAAACGCAATGAAGACGAGGACTCTCCCAACAAACTGTACACCCTCGTCACATACGTTCCTGTCACAACATACAAAG GTCTGCAGACGGTCAATGTGGATGAGAACTAA